From a single Bacillus marinisedimentorum genomic region:
- a CDS encoding GNAT family N-acetyltransferase — protein sequence MNQYNFITDYKENAAYRKSFSDLASKTFGINFEAWYEKGYWDERYVCYSFIDGDKVISNVSANDMTLVIDGEEKKAVQLATVMTDPEYMGKGLAASLMNQVLTDYEKKGYDFIYLSANESVLDFYPRFGFERVDETLFILPADRTPSTRRKLRKLDLENDEDRDIILRLSANRRPASSLFGVKNDRHILLFYFLFVFGEDIYYAAEDDMIIVFEIEDGTLHLYDVLSIHPFSLKDVLAHTTGEDVKETVFHFTPDFSDDRMKKTADSSSMMFVKFSGGIRLPKEFRFPDMSQT from the coding sequence ATGAACCAATACAATTTCATAACAGATTATAAAGAGAATGCGGCATATCGGAAAAGCTTTTCGGATCTGGCTTCAAAAACGTTTGGCATCAATTTTGAAGCATGGTATGAAAAAGGATACTGGGATGAGCGGTATGTGTGTTATTCATTCATAGACGGAGATAAAGTGATTTCTAACGTATCGGCAAACGATATGACCCTTGTCATTGATGGAGAAGAGAAGAAAGCGGTACAGCTGGCAACCGTCATGACGGATCCGGAATACATGGGCAAAGGGCTTGCCGCGAGCCTGATGAATCAGGTCCTGACCGATTATGAAAAGAAAGGCTATGATTTCATCTATCTCTCCGCCAATGAGAGTGTACTGGATTTTTACCCGCGGTTCGGATTCGAACGGGTGGACGAAACACTGTTTATACTGCCTGCTGACCGTACACCGTCGACCCGGCGGAAGCTCAGAAAGCTGGACTTGGAAAACGATGAGGACCGGGATATCATATTGCGGCTGTCAGCAAACCGCCGGCCTGCGTCCTCCCTGTTTGGGGTGAAAAACGACCGCCATATTCTGCTGTTTTACTTCCTGTTTGTATTTGGGGAGGATATTTATTACGCTGCAGAAGATGATATGATCATCGTTTTTGAGATAGAGGACGGAACGCTGCACCTGTATGACGTGCTGAGTATTCATCCGTTTTCACTGAAAGATGTGCTCGCTCATACCACTGGGGAAGATGTTAAGGAAACCGTGTTTCATTTTACACCTGATTTTTCAGATGACAGAATGAAAAAGACGGCGGATTCTTCCTCTATGATGTTTGTGAAATTTTCAGGGGGTATCAGGCTGCCGAAGGAGTTTCGGTTCCCTGATATGTCGCAAACATAG